Proteins encoded together in one Rana temporaria chromosome 6, aRanTem1.1, whole genome shotgun sequence window:
- the LOC120942756 gene encoding taste receptor type 2 member 8-like: MGFDPNSPAGVASLTVITLLAVTGIFMDLFILFVILQKGCRKKAIHSGDVIRTAIIISNIFVIVMMISSLFCFLFLSTVYHIIYKVIDVFTMCSISSSLYLTAIFSSFLFIKIAQFKSGVLAWVKRKVGLVIHWLVVAMEVISFICSLLSFLIFNIGGQVSTNNSTVSLGQAIAYRNLRAPVKGLIVASYLVPYFVMALTTISASGSLILHSHKMKKTATVNTEAYKRAVYRMMLFFTFHTLFSLFILLVYFVENDDLWKWVVLIIMFLLFAVHSLIIIYSSEKLRNIWKTTIGCNFCCKSFSQAENT; this comes from the coding sequence ATGGGTTTCGATCCTAATAGCCCCGCCGGGGTGGCGTCTCTTACCGTCATCACATTGTTGGCAGTCACTGGGATATTTATGGATCTCTTCATTCTATTTGTGATTCTACAAAAAGGTTGTAGAAAGAAAGCCATTCATTCTGGAGATGTGATCCGCACTGCAATAATCATATCCAACATCTTTGTGATAGTGATGATGATCTCCTCCCTGTTCTGTTTCTTATTTCTGTCTACAGTGTATCATATTATATACAAGGTAATTGATGTGTTTACCATGTGCAGCATCAGTTCCAGCTTGTATCTCACCGCCATCTTCAGCTCCTTCTTGTTTATAAAGATAGCCCAGTTCAAGTCCGGTGTTCTCGCCTGGGTGAAGAGGAAGGTGGGTCTTGTCATCCATTGGTTGGTGGTGGCCATGGAGGTCATCTCTTTCATCTGCAGCCTTCTGAGTTTCTTGATCTTCAATATCGGTGGACAAGTTTCCACCAACAACTCTACAGTCTCGCTTGGCCAAGCTATTGCATACAGAAATCTGAGGGCACCTGTTAAAGGTCTCATCGTAGCTTCGTATTTGGTTCCCTACTTTGTGATGGCCCTGACCACCATCTCAGCGTCCGGCTCCCTGATACTTCACAGTCATAAAATGAAGAAGACCGCTACTGTCAATACCGAGGCCTATAAAAGGGCCGTCTACAGGATGATGCTCTTCTTCACCTTCCACACTCTTTTCTCTTTGTTTATACTTCTTGTATATTTTGTAGAAAACGATGATCTCTGGAAATGGGTGGTGCTGATAATTATGTTCTTACTATTTGCAGTGCACTCTCTCATCATCATTTACAGTAGCGAAAAACTGAGGAACATCTGGAAGACGACGATTGGTTGTAATTTCTGTTGTAAGTCATTTTCCCAAGCTGAAAAcacttaa
- the LOC120942757 gene encoding taste receptor type 2 member 40-like: MSPYLLSMFVSSVLGLVLAIPSNTCIVMGNLDIIRKKGKLSPSDVIFLGKGIVNILLQCVMSLQTMLYVLCPEVLNITGEHGFMITSVYFLIYYNFWLTFWLSAHYCTSITNLSYGFFIWLNRSVSNFLSHLLFLTALGVFIVSVPRFWATNADSLQSSENSTKASGNRYLEFYLPTNTLGCILPTCLSLLFLVLTFSFLLRHVWRVKNNDSGSTRPNLQAHVTALRTIFFLLLMFAIFCMTQAVAFFQNSSLFTVSWDLQLLSQSVEAAVIFQASKKLRRIILRRFWIKCGWNTET, from the coding sequence ATGTCTCCATACCTCTTATCCATGTTTGTCTCCTCAGTCTTGGGACTGGTCTTGGCAATCCCTTCTAACACTTGTATTGTGATGGGTAATCTGGACATCATCAGAAAGAAAGGGAAGTTGAGTCCCTCCGATGTGATCTTTCTGGGGAAGGGAATTGTGAATATTCTCCTCCAGTGTGTGATGAGTCTTCAGACAATGCTCTATGTCTTGTGTCCAGAAGTCCTTAATATTACAGGAGAACATGGATTTATGATCACATCAGTTTACTTCCTAATCTACTATAACTTCTGGTTGACCTTCTGGCTCTCGGCTCATTACTGTACCAGCATCACCAATCTCAGCTATGGGTTCTTCATCTGGTTAAATAGAAGTGTGTCCAATTTCCTGAGTCACCTTCTATTCCTGACAGCACTTGGGGTGTTCATTGTGAGTGTTCCGCGGTTCTGGGCTACAAATGCAGACAGCTTACAGTCTTCTGAGAACAGTACAAAAGCCTCTGGTAACAGGTACCTGGAATTTTATTTGCCTACAAACACCCTAGGCTGCATTCTACCAACCTGCCTTAGTCTTCTGTTCCTGGTCCTGACTTTCTCCTTTCTGCTCAGACACGTCTGGAGGGTGAAGAATAACGACTCGGGATCAACACGTCCAAATCTTCAGGCTCATGTCACGGCACTGAGGACAATCTTCTTCTTACTTCTCATGTTTGCAATCTTTTGCATGACTCAAGCAgtcgctttttttcaaaattcctcACTGTTTACAGTCAGTTGGGATTTACAATTATTATCTCAATCGGTGGAGGCAGCCGTCATCTTCCAGGCCAGCAAGAAGCTGAGAAGGATCATTCTGAGAAGATTCTGGATAAAATGTGGGTGGAACACAGAGACTTAA